The Buttiauxella selenatireducens genome has a window encoding:
- a CDS encoding contractile injection system protein, VgrG/Pvc8 family produces the protein MITITATAAPFEKKDKTGFRQRRSASWDNTTLGEIFQTIAQRHNLSPRMDARLSSFTYPHTDQINETDSAFLNRLAEEHDAVAKPVNGAYILARRYYLRKYP, from the coding sequence ATCATTACCATCACCGCAACGGCAGCACCGTTTGAAAAGAAAGATAAAACCGGCTTCCGGCAGCGGCGCTCAGCCTCGTGGGACAACACCACGCTGGGCGAAATCTTCCAGACTATCGCCCAACGCCATAACCTGTCACCACGCATGGACGCCCGCCTCAGCAGCTTTACCTACCCGCACACCGATCAGATAAACGAGACAGACTCCGCCTTTCTGAACCGGCTGGCAGAAGAGCATGATGCGGTGGCCAAACCGGTCAATGGGGCTTACATCCTGGCAAGAAGGTATTACCTAAGGAAATACCCCTGA
- a CDS encoding alkyl/aryl-sulfatase — protein MKLKPIARGLAIAGLLSTVILPTYAEVAPKEATQATRQANDALYSQLPFSDNTDFANAHKGFIAPLPSDIIKGEQGNVVWDPQQYAFIKEGEKAPDTVNPSLWRQSQLINISGLFEVTDGVYQIRNLDLSNMTIIEGKEGITVVDPLVSAETAKVGMDLYFKNRGNKPVVAIIYTHSHVDHYGGVRGVVDEADVKSGKVKVYAPAGFMEAAVAENIMAGNVMSRRASYMYGNLLKPEATGQVGAGLGTTTSAGTVTLIAPTNIIEKDGQKEVIDGLTYDFMLAPGSEAPSEMLWYIEEKKLIEAAEDVTHTLHNTYSLRGAKIREPLPWSKYINEAIVRWGDKAEIIMAQHHWPTWGNDNVVGLLKSQRDLYRYINDQTLRMANEGLTRDEIAANFKLPDSLAKTWANRGYYGSVSHDVKATYVLYLGWYDGNPATLDELPPEEAAKKFVEYMGGADAILQKAKTDFDQGNYRWVAQVVSKVVFADPNNQNARNLEADALEQLGYQAESGPWRNFYLTGAQELRNGVVKGPTPNTASPDTVRAMTPEMFFDYLAVHINGEKAGNAKAVFNIDLGNDGGKYKLELENGVLNHTANAEAKDADATITLNRDTLNKIILKEETLKQAEDKGDVKVTGNGAKMDEMLGFMDKFEFWFNIVTP, from the coding sequence ATGAAATTAAAACCTATCGCAAGAGGGCTGGCAATCGCTGGACTTCTGTCAACTGTCATACTGCCAACCTACGCAGAAGTTGCTCCTAAAGAGGCGACTCAGGCAACCCGCCAAGCAAACGATGCGCTCTACAGTCAGTTACCTTTTTCTGATAATACTGATTTTGCCAATGCGCATAAGGGGTTCATAGCACCTTTGCCTTCTGACATCATCAAAGGCGAGCAGGGAAATGTGGTCTGGGATCCACAGCAGTACGCTTTTATTAAAGAAGGTGAGAAAGCGCCAGATACAGTAAACCCAAGCCTGTGGCGTCAGTCCCAGCTCATCAACATCAGCGGTCTTTTCGAAGTCACAGACGGCGTTTACCAGATCCGTAACCTTGATTTATCCAATATGACCATCATTGAGGGTAAAGAAGGGATTACCGTCGTCGATCCGCTGGTTTCCGCTGAAACAGCAAAAGTTGGCATGGATTTGTACTTTAAAAACCGTGGCAACAAACCTGTCGTCGCCATCATTTATACCCACAGCCACGTTGACCATTACGGCGGCGTGCGTGGCGTTGTCGATGAAGCGGATGTGAAATCCGGTAAGGTAAAAGTGTATGCGCCTGCTGGCTTCATGGAAGCGGCCGTTGCTGAAAACATTATGGCCGGGAATGTCATGAGCCGCCGTGCCAGCTATATGTATGGCAACCTGCTGAAACCCGAAGCGACTGGGCAGGTTGGTGCTGGTTTAGGCACCACAACGTCTGCGGGTACCGTTACGCTGATTGCGCCAACGAATATCATCGAAAAAGATGGTCAAAAAGAGGTCATTGATGGCCTGACTTATGACTTTATGCTGGCACCTGGTTCTGAAGCCCCGTCTGAAATGCTCTGGTATATCGAAGAGAAAAAACTCATCGAAGCCGCAGAGGACGTGACCCATACCCTGCACAATACCTATTCGTTACGTGGTGCAAAAATTCGTGAACCGCTGCCATGGTCGAAATACATCAACGAAGCTATCGTTCGTTGGGGTGACAAAGCCGAAATTATTATGGCCCAGCACCACTGGCCAACCTGGGGTAACGATAATGTGGTTGGCCTGCTGAAGAGCCAGCGTGACCTGTATCGTTATATCAACGACCAGACCCTGCGTATGGCAAACGAAGGCCTGACTCGTGATGAAATTGCGGCAAACTTCAAGCTGCCGGATAGCCTTGCGAAAACCTGGGCTAACCGTGGTTACTACGGTTCAGTCAGCCATGACGTGAAAGCGACCTATGTGCTGTACCTTGGCTGGTACGATGGCAACCCGGCAACCCTCGACGAACTGCCACCAGAAGAAGCGGCGAAGAAATTTGTTGAGTACATGGGCGGTGCCGATGCGATTCTTCAGAAAGCGAAAACCGACTTTGATCAGGGTAATTACCGTTGGGTGGCGCAGGTTGTCAGTAAAGTTGTCTTCGCCGATCCGAATAACCAGAATGCACGTAACCTTGAAGCGGATGCGCTGGAACAGTTGGGTTATCAGGCAGAGTCTGGCCCATGGCGTAACTTCTACCTGACCGGTGCTCAGGAGTTGCGTAATGGCGTGGTGAAAGGCCCAACGCCGAATACGGCAAGCCCTGATACCGTTCGTGCCATGACGCCTGAAATGTTCTTTGATTACCTTGCCGTTCACATCAACGGTGAAAAAGCAGGTAATGCTAAAGCGGTGTTTAATATCGATTTGGGCAATGATGGCGGCAAGTACAAGCTGGAGCTGGAAAACGGTGTGCTGAACCACACCGCTAACGCCGAAGCGAAAGACGCCGACGCCACGATTACGCTGAACCGTGACACACTGAATAAGATCATCCTGAAAGAAGAAACGCTGAAACAGGCTGAAGATAAAGGTGATGTGAAGGTAACCGGTAACGGTGCGAAGATGGACGAAATGTTGGGCTTTATGGACAAGTTCGAGTTCTGGTTCAATATTGTGACACCATAA
- a CDS encoding LysR family transcriptional regulator: MTILSTDKFDFNLIRFLVAIVETTSMANAAEILDVAPSAVSYAVKKLREHYNDPLFIRSLHGVKPTALALNLYERFRIINDDILNTLSINSTSIHAKRKIYIRADNLTELWITNRLISHGIVPAECNIEFRYAVISAEERSQRIRTQEIDLDIGLTIPGDRNIVSYHLFDWEYILICRDNHSSIGETITSKQFSSEPYIGYYFRFNSTIVHNNFSQLRMIRPLDPSIASESTTTMVLNILSQDLLMFIPRIYFTLLSETLPIREVKCDFIPEGKVANLVHLNKKNASDPLLKKIISVLKQA; this comes from the coding sequence ATGACCATACTATCTACTGATAAATTTGATTTCAATCTAATCCGCTTTCTTGTTGCGATTGTTGAAACTACAAGTATGGCAAATGCTGCAGAAATATTGGATGTCGCACCATCAGCTGTAAGCTATGCAGTCAAAAAGTTGCGAGAACACTACAATGATCCTCTATTCATTCGCAGCCTTCATGGGGTTAAGCCGACGGCACTAGCGCTTAATCTTTATGAAAGGTTCAGGATTATCAATGACGATATACTTAACACTTTGAGTATCAATTCCACATCCATACATGCCAAACGTAAAATATATATAAGAGCGGATAACTTAACTGAGCTATGGATTACAAATCGTTTGATCAGTCATGGCATAGTGCCTGCAGAGTGCAATATTGAATTCAGATATGCGGTAATTAGTGCAGAAGAACGTAGCCAACGAATACGAACTCAGGAGATTGATTTAGATATTGGGCTCACTATTCCTGGAGACAGAAACATTGTCTCTTACCATTTATTTGACTGGGAGTATATATTGATTTGCCGTGATAACCATAGTTCAATAGGTGAGACAATTACGAGTAAACAGTTTTCATCTGAACCTTACATTGGGTATTACTTCCGGTTTAACTCAACGATTGTACATAATAATTTCAGTCAATTGAGGATGATTCGCCCACTTGATCCTAGCATAGCGAGTGAATCGACTACAACCATGGTATTAAATATACTCAGCCAAGATCTTCTAATGTTTATTCCGAGAATTTACTTCACACTGCTCAGTGAAACATTACCAATAAGGGAAGTTAAATGCGATTTTATCCCGGAAGGCAAAGTAGCCAATCTTGTGCACTTAAATAAAAAAAACGCTTCTGATCCATTATTAAAAAAAATTATCTCTGTTTTAAAGCAAGCGTAA
- a CDS encoding YeaH/YhbH family protein produces the protein MAYFIDRRLNGKNKSAVNRQRFLRRYKAQIKQSISEAINKRSVTDVDSGESVSIPSEDISEPMFHQGRGGLRHRVHPGNDHFVQNDRIERPQGSGGGSGAGQGQASQDGEGQDEFVFQISKDEYLDLLFEDLALPNLKKNQHRQITEFKSHRAGYTSNGVPANISVVRSLQNSLARRTAMTAGKRRQLHELEDSLEMVSNSEPAQLLEEERLRREIAELREKIARVPFIDTFDLRYKNYEKRPEPSSQAVMFCLMDVSGSMDQATKDMAKRFYILLYLFLSRTYKNVEVVYIRHHTQAKEVDEHEFFYSQETGGTIVSSALKLMDEVVKERYDPALWNIYAAQASDGDNWADDSPLCHELLSKKLLPMVRYYSYIEITRRAHQTLWREYEDLQSTFENFAMQHIRDQDDIYPVFRELFQKQSSSSYN, from the coding sequence ATGGCCTATTTTATTGACAGGCGACTGAACGGCAAAAATAAAAGTGCGGTGAATCGCCAGCGCTTTTTGCGTCGTTATAAAGCACAGATTAAACAGTCGATTTCCGAGGCCATCAACAAGCGTTCGGTAACCGACGTGGATAGCGGTGAATCGGTCTCGATCCCAAGTGAAGATATTAGCGAGCCGATGTTTCATCAGGGTCGTGGCGGTCTGCGCCACCGTGTTCACCCGGGTAACGATCACTTCGTGCAGAATGACCGTATTGAACGCCCGCAGGGGAGTGGCGGGGGCTCCGGTGCTGGCCAGGGTCAGGCAAGCCAGGACGGCGAAGGCCAGGATGAATTCGTCTTTCAAATTTCAAAAGACGAATATCTCGACTTACTGTTTGAAGATCTGGCTTTGCCGAATCTGAAGAAGAATCAGCATCGCCAAATTACTGAATTTAAATCTCACCGTGCGGGTTATACCTCGAATGGCGTGCCCGCCAACATCAGCGTTGTTCGTTCGTTACAAAATTCACTGGCCCGTCGCACCGCGATGACCGCGGGTAAACGCCGTCAATTACATGAACTGGAAGACAGTCTTGAAATGGTGAGCAACAGCGAACCTGCGCAGTTGCTTGAAGAAGAACGCTTGCGCAGAGAGATTGCTGAACTGCGCGAGAAAATTGCCCGCGTACCGTTTATCGACACCTTCGATTTACGCTACAAAAATTACGAAAAACGCCCTGAACCTTCAAGCCAGGCGGTCATGTTCTGCTTAATGGACGTCTCCGGTTCGATGGACCAGGCGACCAAAGACATGGCTAAACGCTTTTATATCCTGCTCTATTTATTCCTGAGCCGGACCTATAAAAACGTGGAAGTGGTGTATATCCGCCACCACACACAGGCCAAGGAAGTCGATGAGCACGAGTTCTTTTACTCGCAGGAAACGGGGGGTACGATTGTTTCAAGCGCCCTGAAACTGATGGATGAAGTCGTTAAAGAGCGCTACGACCCGGCATTATGGAATATCTATGCCGCGCAGGCTTCTGATGGTGATAACTGGGCAGATGATTCACCGTTATGTCATGAATTGCTGTCGAAAAAATTGCTGCCGATGGTGCGTTACTATAGTTATATCGAAATTACGCGTCGCGCCCACCAGACTCTGTGGCGTGAATATGAGGATTTACAATCAACGTTTGAAAACTTCGCCATGCAGCATATTCGCGACCAGGATGATATCTATCCGGTGTTCCGCGAATTGTTCCAGAAGCAGTCTAGTAGTTCTTACAATTAA
- a CDS encoding LysR family transcriptional regulator, with protein sequence MSREKIELKSLKILNAVLECKSVTAAAEMLSVSPSSITYAINKLRDITTNPILTRSKSGVVPTTLAIDLNSRYVKAMSLINEGLDITDTNTDSGHIKEIVISTYTFFEFWLSMSLLRNGSLKKEGVSLTFIPHPFTDEERTNNLRNRKVDIDIGTELPKDNSITVYKLLSSNTQAMVSQSHPTIKNQLTVDDWHSNEHVRWTRADYGMTSMVGDAVTLNDVRNYRNILVNTSSSLNMMLLCANSDNIMIIPRMFSSFLKTILPVNFFDIPFEVDIHSDYYLHFHNQSLNDININRVFSEINKLVGK encoded by the coding sequence ATGAGCCGCGAAAAGATTGAACTGAAGTCCTTAAAAATTCTCAATGCAGTTTTGGAATGTAAAAGCGTGACCGCTGCAGCCGAAATGTTATCCGTATCTCCTTCTTCAATAACCTATGCTATCAATAAGCTTAGGGATATTACCACTAACCCAATTTTAACCCGCTCAAAGAGCGGCGTTGTACCCACCACTCTTGCTATTGACCTCAATTCCCGATACGTCAAGGCAATGTCTTTGATCAACGAAGGTTTAGATATTACCGATACGAATACTGATAGTGGTCACATTAAAGAAATAGTTATCAGCACCTATACCTTTTTTGAGTTTTGGCTTTCCATGTCATTACTGAGAAATGGTTCACTTAAAAAAGAAGGGGTTTCACTGACTTTCATTCCTCATCCTTTTACTGATGAAGAAAGGACAAATAATTTACGCAATCGTAAAGTGGACATCGATATAGGGACCGAGCTTCCCAAGGATAACTCGATAACTGTCTATAAGCTATTAAGCAGTAATACACAAGCAATGGTGAGCCAATCTCACCCCACAATAAAAAACCAACTAACGGTTGATGACTGGCATTCTAATGAGCACGTTCGTTGGACACGTGCAGATTATGGAATGACATCGATGGTAGGTGATGCAGTGACGTTGAATGATGTGCGTAACTATCGAAATATTTTAGTAAACACCTCATCATCACTCAATATGATGCTACTTTGCGCCAATAGCGACAATATTATGATTATCCCCCGTATGTTTTCCAGTTTTTTAAAAACAATCCTACCAGTAAATTTTTTCGATATTCCATTTGAAGTTGACATTCACTCAGATTACTATCTTCACTTCCACAACCAGTCTCTCAATGATATTAACATCAACCGAGTATTTAGCGAAATTAACAAGCTAGTTGGAAAGTAA